A stretch of DNA from Lotus japonicus ecotype B-129 chromosome 4, LjGifu_v1.2:
acacaattttttaaaattttaatgcgTTACACTTTTTACATGATAAAACAACTCTTCATCCTTATATTTTGTCATCGTACCAATATAGCTTCTAGAACAAACATAAGCTAAAAaaacttttccaagaatgacaAAAATTTACTAATAAATGTTAACTTTTTACAATGCTATGTGAACTTCTCTTAGTCAAGTACCCTATGTTATGTACTGAATACATATAACCTCTATCATAAATAGCGTACTACCAAatttaaataacaaaattatacaTACTTCATAAATCAGGTATTTACATATACTATACTATTAAAGtaagaacaaaataattttCCCACTAATACTTTATGGTAACCCAAATTTGATTAAAATACATTGCGTTGCACCCAAGAACACAAATAGAAGGAAAATAACATGTCAAATGTACAAAAGAAAAACCAAAAGAAGGTCAAccataaattaaataacattATTGAGCAAAAGTTAGAAGAGGAAACATGGAATTGGCCATCATTCAACTTGGGTTATCtgagtgaaaacaaaattaatctaTTCAATAGTTTACCAAATTTGAAGTCTGGGCAGCAGAAAGTGCTAGAGGCAGAGAGAcgtgaagctgaagctgaagcccttagacttgcaccagtggtttttactcctgctgcttctgcttccactacAGCTCATCAAGcagctcagaatgttccttccagctccacaccgtcaagctcgtccagactcgacctcatggaacaacgtcttgatactcatgaatcTATGCTacaggacatgaagcaaatgatgatggaacttctgcgtcgcactgataaaccctagttttaggatctctccGTTTTCCCTCTTAACTTACTTTATTTTAACTTCCTTTTATTATCTTCTTTAAGTTACTTTAGCTATTCTGCTTTGTTCATTACTGTTTCTCTTTGCATATATCTctctttgcatatatatatatatatatttgtcaccttgtgtttgcaaaattttttttattcataatcattttgtttacatcatacattttatttttcctaaagtctagaatggaggatccttcctcattcttctgcactcttgacgctgctctgacctttccctctccagacgatccagtgaatactggatgttgttgagactgaCGTTCAGCTCTTCCCTCTCCAGAAcctcttctgttgtcttgagcttctcctctatggtcttcctttcttctagtagcctcagctcaagctggctgagttcttgaacttcttccacgaaggcaagaaattccttcaagtcgttcttcagctctggacgaaggtcctcctcaagcagtgtcctcGTTAGCTCTgatatggtcgttgtaccctctggatgccttatgttcaggaacaagtcctcctcacaggccttccttctgagctcttcaagtgcttccatgtatgatgccattttttttaattgttcgagttgtgaagcttaccctctttctccatcgctttatataggcttcactttctctctgaaagttaatgcttctacagtttctcgaggttaagttcttggtaactgacccctttcattacttccttggccggtggtaaacgttcttcttttgcattaactcttctatttatttcgcctaactctgattcttgcatcattttattttttcttcaaacttagaccttctctaagggggagtaccttgtacttcaagctaagtttttcacaccccaagctttttgcttatgacaaaaagggggagtacaacccagtttttgatgtgtaagatgtgttagtgtgatttatttttcttttggagaatttaagagttccactcttatgaccatagatgtgtcactgggcaaatacaaggaatacatttcacttcttctgaattagtttgactctgacccaagactctgataccttgtccgttgactctgaatacttatgcgctctgattattctatttcatctatgtcataagttttttcactctgaactcttatattacttagctcagaatctagattcagggggagctaagctcagaatcaagcggtggcttgaattcagaatgaacaagataaactattcacatcaggataagtcttattctatatccctaaactctgagtgaattcagtttattgtttaagaattgttcatcaaaaatcttagttttgtcatcatcaaaaagggggagattgtaagatcaagttttgatctagtagtacaactctatgttttgatgattacaagttaaccttttgatacgaacaattatggtactctaacgtgtttttctgagtgtgctatttacaggctctgaccttgattctatctcacacaaatcactctgacccaagcaacgctttcgcattctccatgttcactctgaacagtggaaaagcttcagaagatctgaagtcttacaaactctgatatggactcagtcaccagaagttctgaagatccagaagatctgacaaccaaaagactctgaagactcagaagctctgatggtgtagaagactctgacaatccagactctgaagagtgaagactctgatgtccagaagcaagaaactcggaagaccatgtacttccctctgagttcagaatcagaagatacaacggtcagaggatctgtgctttccctctgactctgatcaatcagcttcacaagttcctatacgaagcgctcccctgatcagaagtctacaaggttaaggtcaagtcactatcctgacgacctacctaacatcctcagccacagcagaagctggaatttccagaactgccctccaacggtagcatttccatgcaacgttcaatcctaatccttggagtataaatagtgactgaagattgaaagaagcggctagaagcattcacacacgcgcaagaaagaaatcaccttaacatgATACAGCAAAACTATATAACATGTATATGACAAAATAATAACTCGATATTCAAAGAACTATACAAGATCATCAACTTATATATAAACATGGATACATACATTCATTACATAAACAATTTTAGTCATCAAGTAGTTAACAAAACAAGACTACAAATTGCTTAGAGTAAGCCAAAATAAACATTAACCTACAAACACTACCTAATATTCCAACTGATTAACCTACCAACTTCTTAGTTTCCTTGATATCAAATAGTGCAACTATGGTCtacaaaaaaactacccatagTTATTAACTTGTTTTCAAAACCAAGGAATAAACACCCCCACTTTCACACAAGTACTAATCTGTTCCATACTTGCACTCCTTAAACTTCACATTCTGAAATTCTTCCTCCACAACAAATTCATCCTCTAGCTTTCTCTTGAATGATTTTGAGCAACCACCATATTCTGTAGTGCTCCTTTCAATAGCTGGCTTCACAATCACAGGGACCACTAAATCAGGAGGGCTTCCCAATAACTCCATATCTATCTCATAATCATCAAGGTTCAACTCAGAAAATGAATTGGGGAACTTTGCCTACAAGATATCAAATAAACAATTAACTATTTTACAAAATTGTTGTTTCCAATACTAACCCAGTAGAACAAAATTAAGCACCAAAATAACATAAACAAACCATAATGGGAGTCTCAACAGATGAATTTGCCATAAACACTTCCATAAGATCAAAATCATCACAAACACGTTTCACAGTATATGGATCCTCAAAGTTGTACACATTAACCAAATTCTTCTCAACCTTAAATAGCAAATCCCTTCCAACCAACCCTTCCTGCATAACAGTGGTAGCACGAGTGCAGTTCGGATCCTAAACaattttgtaagatcaagttttgatctagtagtacaactctatgttttgatgattacaagttaaccttttgatatgaacaattgtggtactctaacgtgtttttctgagtgtgctatttacaggctctgacctcaactcaatttcacacaaatcagaagcactgtgtataaagagcaacccaagcaacgctttcgcattcaccatgttcagtatgaacagtggaaaagcttcagaagttctgaagttatacaaactctgatgtggactcagtcactagaagctctgaagatccagaaagtctgataaccaagaaacactgaaggctcagatgttctgatggtgtagaagactctgaagatccagaagctgaatagtggaaactctgatgtccagaagcaagatactctgaagaccatgttcttccctctgagttcagaatcagaagaaacaatggtcagaggatctgggctttccctctgactctgatcaaccggcttcacaagttccaatatgaagcattcccctgatcagaagtctcctaggttcaaaggtcgcgtcgctatccaagtacaaaagcaactgtaccttcctgacgacctacctaacgttctcagccacagcagaagctggattttccagaactgccctccaacggtagcatttcccatgcaacgctcaaccctaatccttggagtatataaagaggctgaagccTGAAAGAAAccgctagaagcattcacatacgtaagacatattcaaaatcttctaagttttctttcatctgaaattcattgagtttactattagctttttagaagcaaatctcttgtaaacaattctttgataaacagtttgtttagttcctttaggagatcaaggttgatcggatcctagagaagactaagagagtgaatcttagtgtgagctaagtcagtgtaattgttagtcacttgtaggtttcaagtgcagttgtaactcttacctgattagtggattgccttcattctaagaaggaagaaatcaccttaacgggtggactggagtagcttgagtgatttatcaagtgaaccaggataaaatccttgtgtgcttttctatctcttatctttagcacttaagttctcgaaagatttgtcaaaatctttaaggtggaagttttatactgaaaacgttattcaaacccctcctttctaccgtttttcataccttcaattggtatcagagcgcaagttctgattaccacacctaacagtgttcagtgatccgggccggtgtgaaaaacaatggctgccaccaccagtgaaactcaaagagatggttacaatgcaaagcctcctatgttcgacggtcaaaggttcgaatattggaaagatagactggaaagtttctttctgggtttcgatgcagatctctgggatattattgtggatggctacgagcgtccagttgatgcagatggcaagaagatcccaaggtcagagatgactgcagatcaaaagaagctgtactgacaacatcacaaagcaagagcaattcttctaagttctatttcctatgaagagtaccagaagattacagatcgtgagtttgcaaaaggcattttcgaatctctgaagatgtctcatgaaggaaacaagaaagtcaaagaatcaaaggcattgtctttgatccaaaagtatgaatccttcatcatggagccaaatgagtccattgaagaaatgttctccagatttcagttgcttgtagctggcatacgacctctcaacaagagctacacaacaaaagatcatgtcataagggtcatcaggtgtcttcctgaaagttggatgcctttggtgacttcaatagagctcacgagagacgttgaaaatatgagtttagaagaactcatcagcattttgaaatgccatgagctgaagcgctcagagatgcaagatctgaggaaaaagtccatagccttgaaatccaaatctgaaaaggctaaggttgagaagtcaaaagctcttcaagctgaagaagaggaatctgaagaagcatcagaagattctgatgaagatgagctgactctgatctccaagagactcaatcgcatctggaagcacaggcagagcaaatacaaaggctctggaaaggcaagaggaaagtctgaatcctcaggtcagaagaagtcctcgctcaaggaagtcacatgctttgagtgcaaagaatcagggcactacaaaagtgactgtccaagattgaagaaggacaagaagccaaagaagcacttcaagacgaagaagagtctgatggtgacatttgatgaatcagagtcagaggatgttgactctgatggtgaagtccaaggactcatggctattgtcaaagacaaggaagcagagtcaaagggagctgttgactctgactcagaatcagaaggagatcctaactcagacgatgaaaatgaggtattcgcttctttctctacctctgaactgaaacatgcattgtctgatattatggataagtttaactccttattgtctaagcataagaagcttaaaaagaacttatctgctgtttccaagactccttctgaacatgagaaaattatctctgatttgaaaaatgataatcatgccttgatcaattctaactctgtgcttaagaaccagattgctaagttagaagaaattgttgcctgtgatgcctctgattgtagaaatgaatctaagtatgaaaagtcttttcaaagattcctagctaaaagcgtggatagaagcttaatggcttcaatgatctatggcgtaagcagaaatggaatgcatggcattggctattctaaaccaattagaaatgagccctccgtgtctaaagctaaatccttgtatgaatgctttgttccctctggtaccatattacctgatcctgtacctgctaaagttgctaaacaccctcttaaaaagggatctttctctatgactaaatatcatgcaaatattcctttaaaatatcatgttgagacacccaaggtgatcagaacctctggggtaactaacaagaaaggacccagaaagtgggtacctaaggacaagattatctatgttgcagatatccttgatagctccactgaaacaccaatcatggtatctggacagtggatgctcgcgtcacatgacgggagaaaggcgtatgttccgagagctgaaacttaagcctggaggcgaagttggctttggaggaaatgaaaagggtaaaattgttggtactggtactatttgtgtagatagtagtccatgcattgataatgtgttattggtagacggcttaacacataacttattgtctataagtcaattagctgacaagggttatgatgttatattcaatcaaaagtcctgccgggctgtaagtcaaatcgatggctctgttctgtttaacagcaagaggaagaacaacatttataagatcagattatctgagttggaggctcagaatgtgaagtgccttctgtctgttaatgaagagcagtgggtatggcatagacggttagggcatgccaatatgagaaagatttctcagctgagcaagctaaaccttgtcaggggcttacccaatctgaagttcgcttcagacgctctttgtgaagcatgtcagaaaggcaaattcacaaaagtccctttcaaggcaaagaatgttgtctcaacctcaaggccgttagaacttctgcatatcgacctttttggaccagtgaaaactgagtctataggtggcaagagatatgggatggttatcgttgatgactatagccgttggacatgggtaaagtttctaacccgcaaggatgagtctcatgctgtgttctctaccttcattgctcaagtgcaaaacgagaaggcttgtaggattgtgcgtgtcagaagtgaccatggtggagagtttgagaatgacaagtttgagagtctgtttgattcctatggaattgcacatgatttctcttgtcccagaactcctcaacaaaattgtgttgttgagaggaagaacagaactcttcaggagatggctagaaccatgctccaagaaactggcatggctaagcacttttgggcagaggcagtaaatacagcatgttacattcagaacagaatctctgtgagaccaattctgaataagactccttatgaattgtggaagaacataaaacccaacatttcttattttcatccttttggctgtgtttgttatgttctcaatactaaggatagattgcataaatttgatgctaagtcctctaagtgtctattactcggttactctgagagatctaaaggttttagattttataatactgatgctaagactattgaagaatctattcatgttagatttgatgataagcttgactctgaccagtcaaagctagttgaaaagtttgcagatttaagcattaatgtttctgacaaaggcaaagctccagaggaagttgagccagaggaagatgaaccagaggaagaagctggtccctctaactcacaaactctgaagaagagcagaatcactgcagctcaccctaaggaattgattctgggcaacaaagacgaaccagtcagaaccaaatctgccttcagaccctctgaagagaccttgctcagtctgaaaggattggtgtccttaattgaatccaagtccatagatgaagctcttcaggacaaggattggattctggccatggaagaagaattgaatcaattctccaagaacgatgtttggagcttagtgaagaagcctgagagtgtccatgttattggaacgaaatgggtattcagaaacaagctgaatgagaaaggagatgtagtcagaaacaaggcaaggctagttgctcaaggctacagccagcaggaaaggaatagactacactggaacatttgctccagtagcaagactggaggcaatcagactgttgatctctttctcagtaaatcacaacatagttctacatcagatggacgtgaagagtgccttcctaaatggttatatctcagaggaagtctatgttcatcaacccccaggttttgaagatgagaagaaaccagaccatgtgttcaaattgaagaaatcactctacggtctgaagcaagctcccagagcatggtatgagagacttagctcattccttctggagaatgagtttgtaaggggtaaagtagatacaactcttttttgcaagacttataaagatgatatcttaattgtgcaaatttatgttgatgatattatatttggttctgctaatcaatctctatgcaaagaattttctgagatgatgcaggctgaatttgagatgagtatgatgggagaattaaagtactttctgggaatacaagttgatcaaacaccagaaggaacatatatccatcagagcaagtacactaaagaacttctgaagaagttcaatatgctggaatctacagtggccaagactccaatgcatcctacatgcattctagagaaagaagataaaagtggtaaagtatgtcagaagctctatcgtggcatgataggttcacttctatacttaactgcatctagggcagacatactatttagtgtgcatttatgtgctcgtttccaatcagatccaagggaaacccacttaactgttgttaagaggatcctaaggtatctgaaaggcaccactaaccttggcctgatgtataagaaaacatcagagtataagctttcaggttactgtgatgctgattatgctggagatagaacagagagaaaaagtacttctggaaattgtcaatttctgggaagcaatctagtctcatgggcaagcaagaggcaatcaaccattgcactatcaactgcagaggcagaatatatctcagcagcaatatgcagcactcagatgctctggatgaaacatcagctggaggattatcagatccttgagagcaatatcccaatctattgtgataacactgctgcaatctcattgagtaagaatcctatcttgcattcaagggcaaagcacattgaggtaaagtatcactttattagagattatgtacagaagggcgtacttcttctgaagtttgttgatactgaccatcaatgggcagatatctttacaaagcccttagcagaggatagatttaattttattctgaaaaatctaaacatggacttttgtccagagtgaagatggatcagaacctctgactatgatacttcttgatcaaaagatgtctagttcagaaggtaactcaatcagagtgtgtgtacccactggtactgactctgaagctgagacaacaacacgtgtgtcagtatttctgatgcatagttccttgtgcccgtgtgacagtctgttatgattgcgtgtagatgtgcttctctcctgtgtgtgatttgtgtatttactgttattatctatctttaattttcaaccgttgatcttaaagtgctttttgaatcaacaacggttatttgttaaaacccactatacacacacgatctcgttcacttccggtttttactctctctctctctgcttttcaaaaccgcttttcctcgttttctctctcgatctctcttcatctttcaaccttcatcttctacctcaaaccttcaaccgcttcaaaaatggtgagtcaaaccagaagatctactgcagatgcaccccagttccctcacatggtagttggtctagcaacgggtcaaaggggccctgagaatccgactcaagatcaaggtcaagctcaagagcagattcttccgattgcagaacggggctgtgccgttcattgcgtttttgctcctgaggaacttcaagtcctggcagaatggagattcgacctcgacaacctggctacaaatgggtatgatcttcgtcctgaagtccaagttcaaggttggggaaattacttcaacagacttcgaggaccggtgtatgagaaactggtaaaggaattctggaagcacgccgactgcgatgatactcaggtggtatctcacattcttggaagaaagatcatcatcactgagaagtctttcgtgaatttgctgggtgcagacactgcttttgggtatcgtttccaactcacggaatcgaagctgaaacccagcaccaaagatacaatcaaccaggccctgtacacaacttacaaaccgggcaagacgacttacaaggtgatggaccttcatcccaagctcaggatctggcacaagatcctgctccactgcataaaccagagaccaaagggcagttctcctgactacatcaacttcaaccagaaggtgatgttgttcttcatccaagaccagaagaagatctgccttccctacttcctgttctcctacttgaaggaatgcatccggaagtctcgtaccactgcctccatcaagtcagcgatcaagtatattcccttcgggagactcttgtctgatctcttcattgagagtggcctcgttcaagatctgataaatgctggatgcacagaggatctgagcaccattgtcagtgatgtcttcacggcaaactctctaaagaagatgggcctaatcaagaagaagattgctcctgcccatgaagacacatcttctgagatcagaagcagaagg
This window harbors:
- the LOC130712205 gene encoding uncharacterized protein LOC130712205, yielding MNENGHYYCSGCFRLVNYVAPRFRIKLQVSDGVDSADFVMPDSIAENLLKKTCSQMLNEVEDPNCTRATTVMQEGLVGRDLLFKVEKNLVNVYNFEDPYTVKRVCDDFDLMEVFMANSSVETPIMAKFPNSFSELNLDDYEIDMELLGSPPDLVVPVIVKPAIERSTTEYGGCSKSFKRKLEDEFVVEEEFQNVKFKECKYGTD